In Verrucomicrobiota bacterium, the DNA window GCATGTTGGGACTGGAGACTCTGGTTGGCGATGCGCAGTTGGTGAAAGAGCTGGCTCTTGCCCAAAATGATGGACGCGCGGTTAGCCAGTGCCCGCAAAAACTCCATATCCTCGCTGCGATATTGGCGGGATAACCTATCAAAGGCGTAGAGGATGCCAATGATCCGTCCGTTGCTGAGGAGCGGAACACCGGCGCACGCCTGAATCGGCAAACCCGGAAACGACTGGCGGATGCCCAGCGAATCGCCGCTGATGGAGGAGAGCACCAGCGGCTCGCCGCTTTCCAGAATATACGCATGCGCGGAATTCATGGTGGCCGGCACGAGCGTCCCCGGCTTCAGCCCGGTGTTTGGGGGATACACGGAGCCGACTTGAAACACGCTCTCGTTGCCCTTCCAAAAGAGGACGCAGGTACCGAGGCTGGCAGGCAGCATTTCCGTGGCGGTGCGAGTGATACGATCCAACATGACCTGCGGGTCTTCCACCTGCTCCCCCCCGCCATCAAGCTGGGTGATCGCCATCTGCCGGGAGAACTGGGCTTCGAGTTCTTTCTTTTCACGCCCAAGGGCAAGCTGCGCCTCGCGTTGGGCACCGATATCGCGCACCGCCATCACCAGCAGCGGCCGGTCCTGCATGGAAATGCTTTTGTTGAAGATCTCAATGAGAAACTCCGTCCGGTTCTTGCGCAGGCCGTTCACGCAGTTGGATTGCACGGTGCCAAAGCGCAGTTGGTTCGCTGCCAACTGACGCGATTCCGGCGCGATCAGGTCCAAAATCTCGAGGCCGCGAATCTCTTCGAGTTCATAGCCGAACAACTCCAAGGCCGCCTGGTTGGCATCTATGATTTTCCCGGCATCGTGGAATAGAATCCCCTCGAACGTGGCTTCGGCCATCTTGTGGCAACGCTCCTCCGCCGCGTGAGTGCGCATCACAAACTCGCCCAGATGTTTCCGGCGGTCGGCCAAAACAAAGGCCAGGGATGCCAATTCCCGCTCCCGCCCAATATGCGCCCGGTTGAGAATCAGGCCCAACAGGGTCGCCGCCAGCAAACCGAATCCGAAATAGAACCAACTCATGTCCCCGCCCAGCGCGGCGCAACCCCATACCAGAATCGTGGCGACCACGATCAACAGGAACCATCGGAACGCGGTAACCAAGGTGGCGGCCCCCACAATCAGCAGCATCAGCACACACGTCTGGTAGGGATCCTCAAAAAGGTAAAAGTGCAGCCAGCAATTACTCAACACCAACCCCGCCAGAAAGAAACTAAATGGATGCGCGTATTGCACGGGCACCGGCCACCGCCGGCAGGCAAACCCCAGCCCCACCACCAGGGCGGCGGAGCAAAGTGACAAACGCAGCATCGGAAAGGCCTGTGTCCACGGGTACACCACCACGGCATACACCCCATACAACACGTAAAACAGCGTCAGACTGGACATTACCCGAAGCAGCTTGTCGCGTACCACCAGATTCAGATGTTGTTCCAAATCCGTTTCGGACAATTGTGGCAACTCCGGCTCTCTCGGTATCTCCGAGGGAATGACCAGGTCTTTGAATTCGTTAATTTTCATGGGACCACACGGGATTGGAGAATCAGGCGGGTTTCCTCAACACATGGCCGAGTGCTTTGACGGCCAATTCCATCAAGAGATAAGGCTTGCCGATCAGTTCATTTCCCCCGCTGAGCGCGGAATGAGTGCGCCGTTCAAAATCATCCTGGACGGTCACAAAAATCACGGGCGTGGTACGATTGGCTGGCGTGGCGCGCAACTGCTTGCACAGTTCAAATCCGCTCATGCCCGGCATATTCACATCGGTGATCACCAGGTCGAATTTGGTGTGCTGCAGTTGTTCCAAGGCCCGCGCCGGGCTTTCCTCGACGGTGGGCTTGATCTGGACCTTCTCCATCGCTTTGACGGTGGCACGCCGGGAAAATAGGTCATCATCCACCACCAGCACCGACGGTTGGGCCACGTCCCGGCCCACCTCGGGATGCTCCATCAATTGAGCCAGATAATCGGTCGTCTTGGCCAGGGTCATCAAAGTGGACTGCGTGATGACGGTGGGTTTTCCGTAAAGTTCCCAGAGCAACGCCTCGAAAGCCTCGGCGAGGCGCCGTAGTGCCGGAGAATCGGACGGCAAAGCGCTTCCGGCCAGCGGATGGACCAGACCGACCATGGCTTGCAGGCAGGCCAGCTTCTTTGGTTGGTCATCCGCCTTGTTAAGCGTCTTGAGCCAGACGCGCATCTCTTGGATAAAAGTGTGGGCGTCCCGGGGCGGCGCGCCAGATGTTTGCAGCAGCGGCGTGTTATTTGCGGCAGGCACCCCAGGCTCCCTCCCGCACTGCGCTTGGGCCAGCTCAGATGGGGCGTTCACCACCGGTGCGCTTTTCGCCGGTATTTTCGCCGCGTCGTAGGGAAGCATCCGGCCCTCTTGCGTCGGGCGTATCCCAGCGGCGTCAGAGGGTGGCTCCAAGAGCCAGGCGGGCTCTCGATTTGAGTCCGCGATGGCGGGCGGGGAGCCCGCTGGCTCACTGCCTTGGCGAAGCGGGGCGGGGCTCTCGGCACCGCTTGGCAACAGCGAACGCCCCCCGCCAACTTGCACCAAGCCCGTGGCGGCATAAGTAGGGCCTTCCAGACAGGCATTAACGGCTTCGACCACTTGCGCCGGAGGCGTCGTGCTTTTGCTTAAAACGTAATTGGCTCCCGCCTTCCGGGCTTGGTCAGCCAGTTGGGAAAGGTGCGCATTGGTCAATACCACCACGGGCAGTTTCTCGAAGCGTTTCTGCGCGCGGATTTTACCCAGAATGTCCGCCCCGTTCATCTGCGGCAGCATCAGGTCCAACACCACGGCCGCAAAGGTGCTTTCATGCAGGCGATAAAAGCCGCTTTGCCCGTCGGCGCAAATCTCCACCTCGTATCCCTCGCGTTCAAACCGGCTGCGATACACGTTCGAGATGATGGCGTCATCTTCAATGATAAGCAGCCGCCGGCGTTCTGTGGATGAAGATAGATTCATATCCTTTAGATCTCTCGGAGCAAAAATTCCCGGACGCTCTCCGCCTCGCGTTGCGCCTCTTCAAAGGCCGTTTGCGCGTTCGCCAACTGGCCGGCGCCACTAAGCCGTTCGGTTTCTTTCAGCCAGCGGGTCAGAGCGGTCATGCCACAAGTGCCGCTGGAGCCAGCCCCTTTATGCGCCAGGCTTTTGGCTTCCGCCATGTGGCCCTCCACCAGCGCCTGTTCAAGCTGCCGCATTAGCTCGGCGGTGCGGTCCAGAAACAGTCTCCGCAAGTCTTGTGCCTCCGCTTTGGAAGGCCCGGCGATTTGCCGAAACCGGGCCAGGTCCACCGGCGGTTCCCGATCCGCCTCCCGCCCCGCAGGAGAACCCGATCGGGCGGCGGCGGCTTCAGGGGCTTGCACCGCCCGCTTGTCAGCCATGGAGCGGAACAGTTGCACATAGCGGAGCCATCTCGTTATCGTGTCCTTGAACGTCGCAAAATTAACCGGCTTGGCGAGACAATCATTCATGCCGACCGCCA includes these proteins:
- a CDS encoding ATP-binding protein; translation: MKINEFKDLVIPSEIPREPELPQLSETDLEQHLNLVVRDKLLRVMSSLTLFYVLYGVYAVVVYPWTQAFPMLRLSLCSAALVVGLGFACRRWPVPVQYAHPFSFFLAGLVLSNCWLHFYLFEDPYQTCVLMLLIVGAATLVTAFRWFLLIVVATILVWGCAALGGDMSWFYFGFGLLAATLLGLILNRAHIGRERELASLAFVLADRRKHLGEFVMRTHAAEERCHKMAEATFEGILFHDAGKIIDANQAALELFGYELEEIRGLEILDLIAPESRQLAANQLRFGTVQSNCVNGLRKNRTEFLIEIFNKSISMQDRPLLVMAVRDIGAQREAQLALGREKKELEAQFSRQMAITQLDGGGEQVEDPQVMLDRITRTATEMLPASLGTCVLFWKGNESVFQVGSVYPPNTGLKPGTLVPATMNSAHAYILESGEPLVLSSISGDSLGIRQSFPGLPIQACAGVPLLSNGRIIGILYAFDRLSRQYRSEDMEFLRALANRASIILGKSQLFHQLRIANQSLQSQHATLQQTIGELETAKTTAEEANQNLRFKQEQLQETIVELERAKELIESAARAKSEFLATISHELRTPLNGVLGMAEMLRTADLGAQHQVSVEMLCESAKRLQRLIEHMLTFADTREQHLGLKREPLDPALCVRQAVEEFAADARAKGVRLTCQPEESLAGSWLGDPGKIQEVLRQLVGNAVKFTDAGEIIVTCKVRENEPGGARFRFVVRDSGVGIPEEARGRIFGLFSQADGNATRQHEGAGLGLALAKQLVKLMGGEIDFTSQPGRGSEFWFEITAESATPTGGDSAFPLVPIAKNGLMRLKPAARVLVVDSESDHGKDLAAKLQSLNFRPLVVQSNYEVIPALQREKVLYDPIQAVILDASVSLEETLLLAETLHGDSALAVPALILMLRPGQNPDAQMFRQAGVTSWFFKPAARNKLAECLNQLS
- a CDS encoding response regulator, whose product is MNLSSSTERRRLLIIEDDAIISNVYRSRFEREGYEVEICADGQSGFYRLHESTFAAVVLDLMLPQMNGADILGKIRAQKRFEKLPVVVLTNAHLSQLADQARKAGANYVLSKSTTPPAQVVEAVNACLEGPTYAATGLVQVGGGRSLLPSGAESPAPLRQGSEPAGSPPAIADSNREPAWLLEPPSDAAGIRPTQEGRMLPYDAAKIPAKSAPVVNAPSELAQAQCGREPGVPAANNTPLLQTSGAPPRDAHTFIQEMRVWLKTLNKADDQPKKLACLQAMVGLVHPLAGSALPSDSPALRRLAEAFEALLWELYGKPTVITQSTLMTLAKTTDYLAQLMEHPEVGRDVAQPSVLVVDDDLFSRRATVKAMEKVQIKPTVEESPARALEQLQHTKFDLVITDVNMPGMSGFELCKQLRATPANRTTPVIFVTVQDDFERRTHSALSGGNELIGKPYLLMELAVKALGHVLRKPA
- a CDS encoding response regulator, whose protein sequence is MSQRAFISAASERAADLPPPLRRVYEPLGPEAGQHRPIQLVPPGGPPPSTQSPSDLAGKVPQPSGEGYPVSILLADDNQINQQVGLNLLQRMGYTADLASDGRETMEALRRKRYDLLLLDIQMPFMDGFEVARSVRQQEREAGGAGNASCAPPLVIVAVTANAMHADRERMMAVGMNDCLAKPVNFATFKDTITRWLRYVQLFRSMADKRAVQAPEAAAARSGSPAGREADREPPVDLARFRQIAGPSKAEAQDLRRLFLDRTAELMRQLEQALVEGHMAEAKSLAHKGAGSSGTCGMTALTRWLKETERLSGAGQLANAQTAFEEAQREAESVREFLLREI